The Gemmatimonadaceae bacterium genomic interval CCACGCGGGAACGCGGTCGTCGCCCGGGATCACGCCGGCTCTCGCCGCGCGGCCATGATCTTTCCGATCGCGCCGGTGAGCTGGGCCCACGATTCCGACTCCGCATCGAGCTGGCGCCGTCCGCTCGCCGTGAGTCGATAATACTTCGCGCGACGCCCGTTCTCGGTGAGCGCCCACTGCGCCTTGATCCAGCCCTTGTTCTCCATGCGATAGAGCGCCGGATACAGCGACCCTTCCTCGACCTGGAGAAGGTCCTCGGTCGTGTGCTGAATCCATCGCGCGAGTCCGAAGCCGTGCATCGGTCCCCAGGAAAGCGACTTGAGGACGATGAGATCGAGGGTGCCTTGAAGGAGGTCGAGGCCGCGCGTCATGCTCACCTAGACACTCTAATGGAAGAGAAGGTTTGGAACGAGTCCCGGGCTCCGGGACGGCCATCTCCGAAACTGCCCGAGGCCGAAACTGCCATCGCCCGAAAGTGCCATGGCCGAGACCGCCGCAGCCTCGGAGTTCCC includes:
- a CDS encoding PadR family transcriptional regulator, which gives rise to MTRGLDLLQGTLDLIVLKSLSWGPMHGFGLARWIQHTTEDLLQVEEGSLYPALYRMENKGWIKAQWALTENGRRAKYYRLTASGRRQLDAESESWAQLTGAIGKIMAARREPA